A window of Micrococcus endophyticus contains these coding sequences:
- a CDS encoding GNAT family N-acetyltransferase, translated as MLPDPSPTVTVDGLLLRPLRTADEIAAREADAELHREGFDFLMAGTRSFPATLRALAADARGDVEPGRVPASFYVGVDEAGELVGRVSVRWELNEALRHVNGHVGYAVRPAFRRRGHAVRLLRGALTLLAARGVPAALLTCDETNTASVATIRACGGVLRDRVETGLDGAPFPEPKLRFDVPTTAA; from the coding sequence ATGCTCCCCGACCCCAGCCCCACCGTCACCGTGGACGGCCTCCTGCTGCGCCCACTGCGCACCGCGGACGAGATCGCGGCGCGCGAGGCGGACGCGGAGCTGCACCGGGAGGGGTTCGACTTCCTGATGGCCGGCACCCGCTCCTTCCCCGCGACCCTCCGCGCGCTCGCCGCCGACGCGCGTGGCGACGTCGAACCCGGCCGCGTGCCCGCGTCCTTCTACGTGGGCGTGGACGAGGCAGGCGAGCTGGTGGGCCGGGTGTCCGTGCGGTGGGAGCTGAACGAGGCGCTGCGGCACGTCAACGGGCACGTGGGCTACGCGGTGCGCCCCGCGTTCCGGCGGCGGGGGCACGCCGTGCGCCTGCTGCGCGGCGCGCTGACGCTGCTGGCCGCGCGCGGGGTGCCCGCCGCCCTGCTCACGTGCGACGAGACGAACACCGCCTCCGTGGCCACGATCCGCGCGTGCGGGGGCGTGCTGCGGGACCGGGTCGAGACGGGCCTCGACGGTGCGCCCTTCCCCGAACCGAAGCTGCGCTTCGACGTTCCCACGACGGCGGCCTGA
- a CDS encoding DUF779 domain-containing protein: MTVPSSSAEHAPALEARPELPGETVSRVAMTPAALELIRRLLPIHGPLMFHQSGGCCDGSAPMCYPAGDFTTGAADVLLGTFALPAEGDQDAVEIPFWMSAAQFEYWKHTHLTLDVVDGRGSGFSVEAPEGKRFLIRSRLMAGSG; this comes from the coding sequence ATGACCGTGCCGTCCTCGTCGGCGGAGCACGCGCCCGCGCTCGAGGCTCGCCCCGAGCTGCCGGGCGAGACCGTGTCCCGCGTCGCCATGACGCCCGCGGCGCTCGAGCTGATCCGCCGACTCCTCCCGATCCATGGCCCGCTCATGTTCCACCAGTCCGGCGGCTGCTGCGACGGCTCCGCGCCCATGTGCTATCCCGCCGGCGACTTCACGACCGGCGCCGCCGACGTCCTGCTGGGCACCTTCGCGCTGCCGGCCGAGGGGGACCAGGACGCCGTGGAGATCCCGTTCTGGATGTCCGCCGCCCAGTTCGAGTACTGGAAGCACACTCACCTCACCCTGGACGTGGTGGACGGGCGCGGCTCGGGCTTCTCCGTCGAGGCGCCCGAGGGCAAGCGGTTCCTGATCCGTTCGCGGTTGATGGCCGGCTCGGGATGA
- a CDS encoding helix-turn-helix domain-containing protein, which produces MSSTLATGAYRRAVDRAHESLDSVRLSLAPSSPTAPTGADQGLRAALQGLRREVRESWLRSLGALTPAGSALDAGAAATAPAVPGQTDPATLADDDLAAARREQRLAVALPVVRRMLIHPAAEAGMLAAIGNARGHLLWVEGDRTAVRHAETMGFVAGADWSEASMGTSAPGIVLATGAPTQVSGGEHLSPRVHPWSCSAVPLTDPATGRLVGVLDLTGGEDAVSHLALPLLQATVDAVHAAWRDLPAPSRGRPRGTAPTPGPAAPPSVSPGPSPAAAPHRHDAAAGLLRVTGHLPPTLDGVELTGRHAEILTLLAWHGPGLTGAELEVALYPEETAGHRPAPGDAPARAISLRAEVHRLRRALQDAGAPVELLSRPYRLVGEVHADLLCAREALRAGDLDRALHAAAGPVLPRSVSPGVASIRAELGEALREAVAQDADVEQLWAYLGRPEARDDVELWGAALRLLPADSPRRALAVATLERIERDLA; this is translated from the coding sequence ATGAGCTCGACCCTCGCCACCGGCGCCTACCGACGCGCCGTGGACCGGGCCCACGAGTCCCTCGACTCGGTCCGCCTGTCACTCGCGCCGTCGTCGCCCACCGCTCCGACCGGCGCGGACCAGGGCCTGCGCGCCGCCCTCCAGGGGCTGCGGCGGGAGGTCCGCGAGTCCTGGCTGCGCTCCCTCGGCGCCCTCACTCCCGCGGGGTCGGCCCTCGACGCCGGGGCGGCCGCGACCGCGCCCGCGGTGCCCGGCCAGACCGACCCGGCCACCCTCGCCGACGACGACCTCGCCGCCGCCCGCCGCGAGCAGCGTCTCGCCGTGGCCCTGCCGGTGGTCCGCCGCATGCTCATCCACCCCGCGGCCGAGGCGGGGATGCTCGCCGCGATCGGCAACGCGCGCGGCCACCTGCTGTGGGTCGAGGGCGACCGGACCGCGGTGCGCCACGCCGAGACCATGGGCTTCGTGGCCGGCGCCGACTGGTCCGAGGCGTCCATGGGCACGTCCGCCCCCGGCATCGTCCTCGCGACCGGCGCCCCCACGCAGGTCAGCGGCGGCGAGCACCTGAGCCCGCGCGTGCACCCGTGGAGCTGTTCGGCCGTCCCGCTCACGGACCCGGCCACCGGGCGGCTCGTCGGGGTCCTGGACCTCACGGGCGGCGAGGATGCCGTCAGCCACCTCGCCCTGCCGCTGCTCCAGGCCACCGTGGACGCCGTGCACGCCGCCTGGCGGGACCTGCCCGCCCCGTCCCGGGGCCGTCCCCGCGGCACCGCCCCGACGCCGGGCCCCGCGGCTCCGCCGTCCGTCTCGCCGGGGCCGAGCCCCGCCGCCGCGCCGCACCGCCATGACGCCGCCGCGGGCCTGCTGCGCGTCACCGGCCATCTGCCGCCCACGCTGGACGGGGTCGAGCTCACCGGCCGGCACGCCGAGATCCTCACCCTCCTCGCGTGGCACGGCCCGGGCCTGACCGGCGCCGAGCTCGAGGTCGCGCTGTATCCGGAGGAGACCGCCGGGCACCGGCCCGCGCCGGGCGACGCCCCCGCCCGTGCCATCTCGCTGCGCGCCGAGGTGCATCGACTCCGCCGGGCACTGCAGGACGCGGGGGCGCCGGTGGAGCTGCTGTCCCGACCGTACCGGCTCGTGGGGGAGGTGCACGCGGACTTGCTGTGCGCGCGGGAGGCGCTGCGCGCCGGGGACCTGGACCGTGCGCTGCACGCGGCGGCCGGGCCGGTGCTGCCGCGGTCGGTGTCCCCCGGTGTCGCCTCGATCCGGGCGGAGCTGGGGGAGGCGCTGCGCGAGGCCGTCGCCCAGGACGCGGATGTCGAGCAGCTCTGGGCCTACCTGGGCCGCCCTGAGGCCCGCGACGACGTCGAGCTCTGGGGTGCCGCCCTGCGTCTGCTGCCGGCGGACTCGCCGCGGCGCGCGCTCGCCGTGGCCACGCTCGAGCGGATCGAGCGGGACCTGGCCTGA